The proteins below come from a single Dehalococcoidia bacterium genomic window:
- a CDS encoding Fe-Mn family superoxide dismutase: MEHKLPELPYAKDALTPYISSETIEYHYGKHHKAYVDNLNKLIPGTEFGKMTLEEIVRKASGGIYNNAAQIWNHSFYWNCLAPKSGGEPSGELANAINKQFGSFAKFKEQFSNAAVTQFGSGWAWLVRNADGSLAIESTGNAGTPFKEGKKPLLTCDVWEHAYYIDYRNARAKYVEAYWNLVNWKFVAGYLK; the protein is encoded by the coding sequence ATGGAGCACAAATTGCCGGAGTTGCCTTATGCCAAGGACGCGCTCACCCCTTATATATCGAGCGAGACCATCGAATACCATTATGGGAAACATCACAAGGCTTATGTGGATAATCTGAACAAACTCATTCCGGGAACTGAATTCGGAAAAATGACCCTGGAGGAGATCGTCCGGAAAGCCTCCGGGGGCATTTACAACAATGCTGCCCAGATATGGAACCACTCGTTCTACTGGAACTGTCTGGCGCCTAAATCCGGCGGCGAGCCTTCCGGAGAGCTGGCCAATGCCATCAACAAGCAATTCGGGTCGTTCGCCAAGTTCAAAGAGCAGTTCTCCAATGCTGCGGTGACGCAGTTCGGATCGGGATGGGCATGGCTGGTGAGGAATGCCGATGGCAGCCTGGCGATTGAATCCACCGGCAATGCCGGGACGCCTTTCAAGGAAGGGAAAAAACCGCTGCTCACCTGCGATGTCTGGGAGCACGCTTATTATATCGACTACCGCAATGCCAGGGCCAAGTATGTTGAAGCCTACTGGAATCTGGTGAACTGGAAATTTGTTGCCGGTTACCTCAAATAG